In Massilia antarctica, the following are encoded in one genomic region:
- the pnuC gene encoding nicotinamide riboside transporter PnuC has product MNESFVLLGMATTPLELTALVLSVITVVLNIRQTHWAWLFAIISSAVYGVVFFNARLYGDMGLQGVFIAVSVWGWYQWLYGGEQHSPLVVTRSSARGWIGGIAGWLLLFAAIGYALRTLTDTDVPHIDGFLTAGSLLGQLLLSRKKVENWIVWIVVDVLYVGLYIHKDLHATAVLYAAFVVMACFGWRAWVRAADGKP; this is encoded by the coding sequence ATGAACGAATCCTTTGTCCTGCTTGGCATGGCCACCACACCGCTCGAATTGACGGCGCTGGTCCTGTCGGTCATCACCGTCGTGCTCAATATCCGCCAGACGCACTGGGCGTGGCTGTTCGCGATCATCTCGTCGGCCGTCTACGGCGTCGTCTTCTTCAATGCGCGCCTGTATGGCGACATGGGGCTGCAGGGCGTGTTCATTGCCGTGTCGGTGTGGGGATGGTATCAGTGGCTGTACGGCGGCGAACAGCATTCGCCGCTGGTGGTGACGCGCTCGAGCGCGCGTGGCTGGATCGGCGGCATCGCCGGCTGGCTGCTGCTGTTCGCCGCGATCGGCTATGCGCTGCGCACCCTGACCGACACCGACGTGCCGCACATCGACGGTTTTCTGACGGCGGGCAGCCTGCTCGGCCAGCTGCTTTTATCGCGCAAGAAGGTTGAAAACTGGATCGTGTGGATCGTGGTCGACGTGCTGTATGTCGGTCTGTACATCCACAAGGACCTGCATGCGACGGCGGTGCTGTATGCGGCCTTTGTCGTGATGGCCTGTTTCGGCTGGCGAGCCTGGGTGCGCGCCGCGGACGGCAAACCATGA
- a CDS encoding S46 family peptidase: MLKSIALPVALLGVFATANADEGQWQPYQLPQLSSELKRIGITIPAEKLADLSKHPMSAIVSLGGCSASFVSGDGLVVTNHHCAYGAIQRNSTADKNYIVNGFLAKTRDAELPGGPNTLVYVTEKVENVTDRVLKGLSPTMSGRERNEEVQNRIKALTAECETDKAYRCSVPSFHRGLEYYRIRQLMIRDVRLVYAPSDMIGNFGGDVDNFEWPRQTGDFSFLRAYVGKDGRPADPSPDNVPYKSKDFLVVSAEGLKNGDPILLAGYPGRTSRYKLPSEIRFARDANFPVRVAEMQADLAVIAAATKGNAAHDVRYASVVKGINNVLKKTQGLLDGFARKDIAAIKDVQDAEFRAWFNKPGNQQGVSPTLLADLDTAIAADMALSEQEFAWSVASNSDLLKSARTVYRLALEAAKPDAKRESGYQERDLSFIKARLTRLEQSYVGKVDEARFGAGLQRYQKLAAKMHPQGLDALLPDPGAVGVLYKQSELGDTAKRLGWIGKDAAAFAKSDDAFIKLAVKLHEVTMALENRRKEIDGNLERIIPQYMSAVIAWKKSQGKPVYADANSTLRVTFGTVAPYSPRDGIVKGPFTTVEGIVEKHTAAEPFNAPKPLLDAVKAKRYGVFKDPVLNTVPVNFLSSADTTGGNSGSAVMNKRGELVGLNFDSTYESVTKDWYFDSDITRAIHVDIRYMLWVMKEVDHADNLLKEMTIKYPRK, translated from the coding sequence TTGTTGAAATCCATCGCCTTACCCGTCGCCCTGCTCGGCGTATTCGCTACCGCGAATGCCGATGAAGGCCAGTGGCAGCCATACCAGCTTCCACAACTGTCGTCGGAACTGAAACGCATCGGCATCACCATCCCTGCCGAGAAGCTGGCCGACCTGTCCAAGCACCCCATGAGCGCCATTGTGTCGCTGGGCGGCTGCTCGGCCTCGTTCGTGTCCGGCGATGGACTGGTGGTCACCAATCACCACTGCGCCTATGGCGCCATCCAGCGCAATTCGACCGCCGACAAGAACTACATCGTCAACGGCTTTCTCGCCAAGACGCGCGACGCCGAACTGCCGGGCGGACCGAATACCCTGGTCTATGTCACCGAAAAAGTCGAAAACGTCACCGACCGCGTGCTCAAGGGCCTGTCGCCGACCATGTCCGGGCGCGAGCGCAACGAAGAAGTCCAGAACCGCATCAAGGCCCTGACCGCCGAATGCGAAACCGACAAAGCCTACCGCTGCTCGGTCCCGAGCTTTCACCGCGGTCTTGAGTATTACCGCATCCGCCAGTTGATGATCCGCGATGTGCGCCTGGTGTACGCGCCATCGGACATGATCGGCAATTTCGGCGGCGACGTCGATAACTTCGAGTGGCCGCGCCAGACCGGCGACTTTTCCTTCCTGCGCGCCTATGTCGGCAAGGATGGCCGTCCGGCCGATCCGTCGCCCGACAATGTGCCGTACAAATCGAAGGACTTCCTGGTCGTCTCGGCCGAAGGCCTGAAGAACGGCGATCCGATCCTGCTGGCCGGCTACCCCGGCCGCACCAGCCGCTACAAGCTGCCGTCCGAGATCCGCTTCGCGCGCGACGCCAACTTCCCGGTGCGCGTGGCCGAGATGCAGGCCGACCTGGCCGTCATCGCCGCCGCCACCAAGGGCAATGCCGCCCACGACGTGCGCTACGCCAGCGTGGTCAAGGGCATCAACAACGTGCTCAAGAAAACCCAGGGCCTGCTCGACGGCTTTGCGCGCAAGGACATCGCCGCCATCAAGGATGTGCAGGATGCCGAATTCCGCGCCTGGTTCAACAAGCCGGGTAACCAGCAGGGCGTGTCGCCGACCTTGCTGGCCGACCTGGACACGGCCATCGCCGCTGACATGGCGCTGTCGGAACAGGAATTCGCCTGGTCGGTCGCCAGCAACAGCGACCTGCTGAAAAGCGCGCGCACGGTGTACCGCCTGGCGCTGGAAGCGGCCAAGCCGGACGCCAAGCGCGAATCCGGCTACCAGGAGCGCGACCTGTCGTTCATCAAGGCGCGCCTGACCCGCCTTGAGCAATCGTACGTCGGCAAGGTGGACGAGGCGCGCTTCGGCGCCGGCCTGCAGCGCTACCAGAAGCTGGCCGCGAAGATGCATCCGCAAGGCCTGGACGCATTGCTGCCGGACCCTGGCGCCGTCGGCGTGCTGTACAAACAGTCGGAACTGGGCGACACCGCCAAGCGCCTGGGCTGGATCGGCAAGGATGCCGCGGCGTTTGCCAAGTCGGACGACGCCTTCATCAAGCTGGCCGTCAAGCTGCATGAGGTGACCATGGCGCTGGAAAACCGCCGCAAGGAAATCGACGGCAACCTTGAACGCATCATCCCGCAATACATGTCGGCCGTGATCGCGTGGAAAAAATCGCAAGGCAAACCGGTGTACGCCGACGCCAATTCGACCCTGCGCGTGACCTTCGGCACGGTGGCGCCGTACTCGCCGCGCGACGGTATCGTCAAGGGGCCGTTCACGACGGTGGAAGGCATCGTCGAGAAACACACCGCGGCCGAGCCGTTCAACGCACCGAAGCCGCTGCTCGATGCGGTCAAGGCAAAGCGGTATGGCGTGTTCAAGGACCCTGTACTGAACACGGTGCCGGTCAATTTCCTGTCCAGCGCCGATACCACGGGTGGCAATTCCGGTTCCGCGGTGATGAACAAGCGTGGCGAACTGGTTGGCCTGAACTTCGATTCGACCTATGAATCGGTGACCAAGGACTGGTACTTCGACAGCGACATCACGCGCGCCATTCACGTGGACATCCGCTACATGCTGTGGGTGATGAAGGAAGTCGACCATGCCGACAACCTGCTCAAGGAAATGACCATCAAGTATCCGCGCAAATAA
- a CDS encoding WG repeat-containing protein, translating to MRAAGEPPDLLVLHRGQVRQPVPALLQVLGEFCDDGDGGAIVAAVAVDGRHGYLDASGDWIVEPTLKDARSFGSDGLARFCDQGLWGYRNLKGAVVIAAQYEKAEAFNFGLAAVMIGKRQWRYIDTSGQFAFDGILLHAGPFTAPGLAVAFGSTYKFGYIDRSGAWAIAPRFEWAAPFSPLGVAPVSENGELYGIINQQGKWVLAPCHSQIDAFNDDGLAYFQAGRNHEGYLDASGVPVIRDMYKLSPTMRSGIAVLNNLRYVTVRGPLAFDATLDWFGDFNPHGFALARARGAARGPVWGIARADATFAMAPADMLEPLTDKDHNIAGSQAGTPLVAFLARDGSIAMLDRDARVMFRLRARTGPNGSYAALYDDADRLLWQGPPCAALQLPQPYFCASAEALLVEVRSIDGLVPYAESMVAATHAKLHNIGALLQAVENGEEETEDAYAYTTGYDDVFNQDDAPDAGARLARSLRTRRRIFRSYLGEGENMSFEFLNDERHDMMMAMYARCVACLAAHFGPPSPDPDFAGAAPAPNTQAWRIGQLWLGIWADSEYGDGDSWQHIWLVCAPSKTTFDAAIAGRTLSVDDGED from the coding sequence ATGAGAGCAGCGGGGGAGCCGCCCGACCTGCTGGTACTTCATCGCGGCCAGGTGCGCCAGCCTGTCCCCGCCCTGTTGCAAGTGCTCGGCGAATTTTGCGACGACGGCGACGGCGGCGCCATCGTGGCGGCAGTCGCTGTCGACGGGCGCCATGGCTACCTTGACGCCAGCGGGGACTGGATCGTCGAACCCACCTTGAAAGACGCGCGTTCGTTCGGCAGCGATGGATTGGCGCGCTTTTGCGACCAGGGCCTGTGGGGCTACCGCAACCTGAAGGGCGCCGTGGTCATCGCGGCCCAGTACGAAAAGGCGGAAGCGTTCAATTTCGGCCTTGCCGCCGTCATGATCGGCAAGCGTCAATGGCGCTACATCGATACCAGCGGGCAGTTCGCGTTCGACGGCATCCTGCTCCATGCCGGGCCGTTCACCGCCCCCGGCCTGGCCGTCGCCTTCGGCTCGACCTACAAATTCGGCTACATCGACCGCAGCGGCGCGTGGGCGATCGCGCCGCGCTTCGAGTGGGCGGCGCCGTTTTCACCGCTCGGCGTGGCCCCGGTCAGCGAGAACGGCGAGCTGTATGGCATCATCAACCAGCAGGGAAAATGGGTGCTGGCGCCCTGCCACAGCCAGATCGACGCCTTCAACGACGATGGTCTGGCCTACTTCCAGGCTGGCCGGAATCACGAAGGCTACCTCGATGCGAGCGGCGTGCCGGTCATCCGCGACATGTACAAGCTGTCGCCGACCATGCGCAGCGGAATCGCCGTACTGAACAACCTCAGATACGTGACTGTGCGCGGTCCGCTGGCATTCGACGCTACCCTGGACTGGTTCGGCGACTTCAACCCGCACGGCTTTGCGCTTGCGCGCGCCCGCGGCGCGGCGCGGGGACCAGTGTGGGGCATCGCACGCGCGGATGCGACCTTCGCGATGGCGCCAGCCGACATGCTTGAACCGCTGACGGACAAGGACCACAACATCGCCGGATCACAGGCAGGCACGCCACTTGTCGCTTTCCTCGCACGCGACGGCAGTATCGCCATGCTCGACCGCGATGCCCGCGTCATGTTCCGCCTGCGCGCCCGAACAGGCCCCAACGGCAGCTACGCGGCGCTGTACGACGATGCGGATCGCCTGCTTTGGCAAGGCCCGCCATGCGCTGCGCTGCAACTGCCGCAGCCCTACTTCTGCGCGTCTGCCGAGGCGCTGCTGGTCGAAGTGCGCTCCATCGACGGACTGGTCCCCTATGCCGAATCGATGGTCGCGGCAACCCATGCCAAACTTCACAACATCGGCGCGCTGCTGCAAGCCGTGGAAAACGGCGAAGAGGAGACAGAAGACGCTTACGCCTACACCACCGGCTACGATGACGTCTTCAACCAGGACGACGCCCCCGACGCCGGCGCCAGGCTTGCAAGATCGCTGCGCACCAGGCGCCGCATCTTTCGCTCTTACCTCGGCGAGGGAGAGAACATGAGTTTTGAATTCCTCAACGATGAGCGCCACGACATGATGATGGCGATGTACGCGCGCTGCGTGGCGTGCCTGGCGGCCCATTTCGGCCCGCCGTCGCCCGATCCCGACTTCGCCGGCGCTGCGCCGGCGCCGAACACGCAAGCTTGGCGTATCGGGCAGCTGTGGCTGGGAATCTGGGCCGATAGCGAGTATGGCGATGGCGACTCATGGCAGCACATCTGGCTGGTCTGCGCGCCATCGAAAACCACGTTCGACGCGGCTATCGCGGGCCGCACCTTGTCCGTCGACGACGGCGAAGACTAG
- a CDS encoding SET domain-containing protein encodes MTTTPSKSSKTEPVCYEVRRSTIHGNGVFATRDIEPGEQIAEYTGERITSDESAARAEAGGGPVNHTFFFSLADGMVIDGGRGGNDSRFINHACEPNCEAQEDEGRVFIYALHPIMRDEELKYNYALIYEERHTPAVKKAFECRCGAPTCTGTMLAPKKRKRAS; translated from the coding sequence ATGACGACCACACCCTCCAAATCAAGTAAAACCGAGCCTGTCTGCTACGAAGTGCGGCGCTCCACCATCCACGGCAATGGCGTATTCGCCACGCGCGATATCGAACCGGGGGAGCAGATCGCCGAATACACGGGCGAGCGCATCACGTCCGACGAATCGGCGGCGCGCGCCGAAGCCGGCGGCGGCCCGGTCAACCACACCTTTTTCTTTTCGCTGGCCGACGGCATGGTCATCGATGGCGGCCGTGGCGGCAACGATTCGCGCTTCATCAACCACGCCTGCGAACCGAACTGCGAAGCGCAGGAAGACGAGGGCAGGGTGTTCATCTATGCGCTGCACCCGATCATGCGCGACGAAGAGCTCAAGTATAACTATGCGCTGATCTACGAAGAGCGGCATACGCCAGCGGTGAAAAAGGCGTTCGAATGCCGCTGCGGTGCACCAACCTGCACCGGCACCATGCTCGCCCCCAAAAAGCGCAAGCGCGCCAGCTAG
- a CDS encoding efflux transporter outer membrane subunit, with amino-acid sequence MRAIEFLRLLPLAALLLGGCVVGPAYVKPGAPEPAAFKEAQGWSPAAPADALERGPWWTLFNDPVLNELAAQVDVSNQNVAAAVASYAQARALVRQQRAGLFPSVSLSTSGERSGTRGAGADNHYRLNIGTSWEPDLWGRLRAGVSAAGASAQASAADLASARLSAQGELAANYFVVRLTDAQAALLASTIEGYQRVLQITQNRFDAGIATKSDVLQAQTQLANTRIDALSLARQRAQFEHAIAILLGKAPADFTLASAPWQAFVPEIPVGVPSALLQRRPDIAAAERRVAAANEQIGIARSAYYPNIGLTGSVGNAGSRVSDLFSASSALWSFGLSAAQSLFDAGATRARVAGAEAGQQAAVARYRQTVLDAFGDVENQLSATRVLAQQLVLRRQASESADQVEAQMLNRYKAGQVGYSEVVQAQASALSARRALVQAQGERQSTAISLIQALGGGWQAQ; translated from the coding sequence ATGCGCGCAATTGAGTTCCTCCGTCTTTTACCGCTGGCGGCCCTCCTGCTTGGCGGCTGCGTCGTCGGCCCGGCGTACGTGAAGCCCGGCGCACCAGAACCGGCCGCATTCAAGGAAGCGCAGGGCTGGTCGCCCGCCGCACCGGCCGATGCGCTCGAGCGGGGCCCGTGGTGGACCTTGTTCAACGATCCGGTCCTGAATGAACTGGCCGCGCAAGTCGACGTGTCGAACCAGAACGTGGCCGCCGCCGTGGCCTCGTATGCGCAAGCGCGCGCACTGGTGCGGCAGCAGCGCGCCGGCCTGTTCCCGAGCGTCTCGCTCAGTACCAGCGGCGAGCGCTCGGGCACGCGCGGTGCCGGCGCCGACAATCACTATCGGCTCAACATCGGCACCAGTTGGGAACCCGATCTGTGGGGCCGCCTGCGCGCCGGCGTGAGCGCGGCCGGCGCCAGCGCCCAGGCCAGCGCCGCCGACCTGGCATCGGCGCGCCTGTCGGCCCAGGGTGAACTGGCGGCCAATTATTTTGTGGTGCGCCTGACCGACGCCCAGGCGGCGCTGCTGGCAAGTACCATCGAAGGCTACCAGCGGGTGCTGCAGATCACGCAGAATCGCTTCGACGCCGGCATCGCCACCAAGTCCGACGTGCTGCAGGCCCAGACGCAACTGGCGAACACCAGGATCGACGCCTTGTCGCTGGCGCGCCAGCGCGCCCAGTTCGAGCACGCTATCGCCATCTTGCTGGGCAAGGCGCCGGCCGACTTCACCCTGGCCAGCGCGCCGTGGCAGGCCTTCGTGCCCGAGATTCCGGTCGGCGTGCCGTCGGCGCTGCTGCAGCGCCGGCCCGATATCGCCGCCGCCGAGCGGCGCGTGGCGGCGGCCAATGAGCAGATCGGCATCGCGCGCTCGGCCTATTATCCGAACATCGGCCTGACTGGTTCCGTGGGCAACGCGGGCAGCCGCGTGTCGGACCTGTTCAGCGCCTCGAGCGCGCTATGGTCGTTCGGCCTGAGCGCCGCGCAAAGCCTGTTCGACGCCGGCGCCACGCGCGCCCGCGTGGCCGGCGCCGAAGCGGGGCAGCAGGCGGCGGTGGCGCGCTACCGCCAGACGGTGCTCGACGCCTTTGGCGACGTGGAAAACCAGCTCTCCGCCACGCGCGTGCTGGCGCAGCAGCTGGTGCTGCGGCGCCAGGCGTCCGAGTCGGCCGACCAGGTCGAGGCGCAGATGCTCAACCGTTACAAGGCAGGGCAGGTGGGCTACAGCGAAGTGGTGCAGGCCCAGGCCAGTGCGCTGTCGGCGCGGCGCGCGCTGGTGCAGGCGCAGGGCGAGCGCCAGAGCACCGCGATTTCGTTGATTCAGGCATTGGGCGGCGGCTGGCAAGCACAGTAA
- a CDS encoding efflux RND transporter permease subunit has translation MNLSEPFVRRPIATVLLTLGIALAGIGAFFVLPVSPLPQVDFPTISVSASLPGASPDTMSTSVATPLERRLGVISGVNEMTSSSGSGSTRVSLQFDLNRKIDSAAREVQAAISAARADLPSTLKSNPTYRKANPSDAPIIILALTSKTKSPGQIFESVSNLVQQKLAQVQGVGDVEIGGGSLPAVRVELLPYALNRYGVSTEDVRAAIQSTNANRPKGAIEGNGMRLQIYSQASTATGGRSAADYRSLVVAWRNGAAVRLDDVADVIDGVENVNTLGLFNGQPAVIVLVTRQPGANVIETVDGVRALIPSLQAQLPQDVKLEVASDSTNSIRSSLAEIELTLMISILLVVLVVSLFLRSVRATIIPAVATVVSLLGTFGVMYMLGFSLNNLSLMALTVATGFVVDDAIVVLENTARHIENGMDRMQAALLGAREVGFTVLSISLSLVAVFIPLLFMGGQVGRLFREFAVTLSAAVMISLVISLTTTPMMCAWLLKPGGHERPPGRLARWAERGFDRIHKAYEHSLDWALDSIALVMLIFVFVIGLNVYLFSAAPKGFFPQQDTGQISGGLRADQSISFQSMQAKLKQLVDIIRRDPAVATVVGFTGGARAGGGFMFINLKPVSERSDGGQAVIARLRPQLARVTGVSMFLNPVQDLRMGGRQSNSTYQYTLKSDNRADLKLWAGKLADAMKRQGALVDVDTDQAENGVEMFVQIDKDSAARLGINPRDVDNALYNAFGQRQVTTIYDELNQYSVIMGVAKQYQQSPEALNDVYVPSRGTASAGGAATPANTTAARDPSSGQALSGAATTMVPLSAIASFAESATPTAVNHQDGELATTVSFNLAQGSNLADGQAAVKQAEADIGMPNNVRGSFQGTARAADESNKEQPMLIAAAIVVIYIVLGILYESLVHPITVLSTLPSAGVGAVLALLLFKMEFSIIALIGVFLLIGIVKKNAILIIDFALEAERTRGLAPLEAVREACLLRFRPILMTTLAAALGALPLAIGFGEGSELRRPLGIAIIGGLIASQVLTLLTTPVVYVVMDKLRRRSPADRQFGHHADKAASPNSQ, from the coding sequence GTGAACCTGTCCGAGCCATTCGTCCGGCGACCGATCGCCACCGTCCTGCTCACGCTCGGCATCGCGCTGGCCGGCATCGGTGCCTTCTTCGTGCTGCCGGTGTCACCGCTGCCGCAGGTGGATTTTCCGACCATTTCGGTGAGCGCGTCGCTGCCCGGCGCCAGTCCGGACACCATGTCGACCAGCGTGGCCACGCCATTGGAGCGGCGCCTGGGCGTGATCTCCGGCGTGAACGAAATGACCTCGTCGAGCGGCAGCGGTTCGACCCGCGTGAGCCTGCAGTTCGATTTGAACCGCAAGATCGATTCGGCCGCGCGCGAGGTGCAGGCGGCCATCAGCGCCGCGCGCGCCGACCTGCCGTCTACCCTCAAGAGCAACCCGACCTACCGCAAGGCCAATCCCTCCGACGCGCCCATCATCATCCTGGCGCTGACGTCCAAGACCAAGTCGCCGGGCCAGATTTTCGAGTCGGTCTCGAACCTGGTGCAGCAAAAGCTGGCGCAGGTACAGGGCGTGGGCGACGTGGAAATCGGTGGCGGCTCCTTGCCGGCCGTGCGCGTCGAGCTGCTGCCGTATGCGCTGAACCGCTATGGCGTTTCCACCGAAGACGTGCGCGCCGCGATCCAGTCGACCAATGCCAACCGGCCCAAGGGCGCGATCGAAGGCAACGGCATGCGCCTGCAGATCTACTCGCAGGCCAGCACCGCCACCGGCGGGCGCAGCGCGGCCGACTACCGCAGCCTGGTGGTCGCGTGGCGCAACGGCGCCGCCGTGCGCCTTGACGACGTGGCCGACGTGATCGATGGCGTCGAAAACGTCAATACCCTGGGCCTGTTCAACGGCCAGCCGGCGGTGATCGTGCTGGTCACGCGCCAGCCCGGCGCCAACGTCATCGAGACGGTGGACGGCGTGCGCGCCTTGATTCCCTCGCTACAGGCGCAGCTGCCGCAGGACGTGAAGCTGGAAGTGGCGTCCGACAGCACCAACTCGATCCGCTCGTCGCTCGCTGAAATCGAACTGACCCTGATGATCTCCATCCTGCTGGTGGTGCTGGTGGTCAGCCTGTTCCTGCGCAGCGTGCGCGCGACCATCATCCCGGCGGTGGCCACGGTGGTGTCGCTGCTCGGCACTTTCGGCGTGATGTATATGCTGGGTTTTTCCCTGAACAACCTGTCCTTGATGGCGCTGACCGTGGCCACCGGTTTCGTGGTCGACGATGCCATCGTGGTGCTGGAAAACACCGCGCGCCACATCGAAAACGGCATGGACCGCATGCAGGCGGCGCTGTTGGGTGCGCGCGAAGTCGGCTTTACGGTGCTGTCGATCAGCCTGTCGCTGGTGGCGGTGTTCATCCCGCTGCTGTTCATGGGCGGGCAGGTGGGCCGCCTGTTCCGCGAATTCGCCGTGACCCTGTCGGCGGCGGTGATGATTTCGCTGGTGATTTCGCTCACCACCACGCCGATGATGTGCGCCTGGCTGCTCAAGCCGGGCGGCCATGAGCGCCCGCCGGGCCGTCTTGCGCGCTGGGCCGAGCGCGGTTTCGACCGCATTCACAAGGCCTACGAGCATTCGCTCGACTGGGCACTGGACAGCATCGCGCTGGTGATGCTCATTTTCGTGTTCGTGATCGGCCTGAATGTCTACCTGTTCAGCGCCGCGCCCAAGGGCTTCTTTCCGCAGCAGGACACGGGCCAGATCAGCGGCGGCCTGCGCGCCGACCAGAGCATCTCGTTCCAGTCCATGCAGGCAAAATTGAAGCAGCTGGTCGACATCATCCGGCGCGACCCGGCGGTGGCGACGGTGGTGGGCTTCACCGGCGGCGCGCGCGCCGGCGGCGGCTTCATGTTCATCAACCTCAAACCGGTGTCCGAACGCAGCGATGGCGGCCAGGCGGTGATCGCGCGCCTGCGCCCGCAACTGGCCAGGGTAACCGGGGTGTCGATGTTCCTCAACCCGGTGCAGGACTTGCGCATGGGCGGGCGCCAATCCAACTCGACCTACCAGTACACCTTGAAGAGCGATAACCGCGCCGACCTTAAACTGTGGGCCGGCAAGCTGGCCGATGCCATGAAGCGCCAGGGCGCGCTGGTCGATGTCGATACCGACCAGGCCGAAAACGGGGTCGAGATGTTCGTCCAGATCGACAAGGACAGCGCCGCGCGCCTCGGTATCAACCCGCGCGATGTCGACAATGCGCTGTACAACGCCTTCGGCCAGCGCCAGGTCACCACCATCTATGACGAACTCAATCAGTACAGCGTGATCATGGGCGTGGCAAAGCAGTACCAGCAATCGCCCGAGGCGCTCAACGACGTGTACGTGCCCTCGCGCGGCACCGCCAGCGCCGGCGGCGCGGCCACGCCGGCCAACACCACCGCCGCGCGCGATCCATCCAGCGGCCAGGCATTGAGCGGCGCGGCCACCACCATGGTGCCGCTGTCGGCGATTGCCAGCTTTGCCGAAAGCGCGACCCCGACCGCGGTCAACCACCAGGACGGCGAATTGGCCACGACCGTCTCGTTCAACCTGGCGCAGGGCAGCAACCTGGCCGACGGCCAGGCGGCCGTGAAGCAGGCCGAGGCCGACATCGGCATGCCCAACAATGTGCGCGGCAGCTTCCAGGGAACGGCGCGCGCGGCCGACGAATCGAACAAGGAGCAGCCGATGCTGATCGCGGCCGCCATCGTCGTCATCTACATCGTGCTCGGCATCCTGTACGAAAGCCTGGTGCACCCGATCACCGTGCTCTCGACCTTGCCGTCGGCCGGCGTGGGCGCGGTGCTGGCCCTGCTGCTGTTCAAGATGGAGTTTTCGATCATCGCCCTGATCGGGGTGTTTCTGCTGATCGGGATCGTGAAGAAGAATGCGATCCTGATCATCGACTTTGCGCTGGAAGCGGAGCGCACGCGCGGCCTGGCGCCCCTGGAAGCGGTGCGCGAAGCCTGCCTGCTGCGCTTCCGCCCGATCCTGATGACCACCCTGGCGGCGGCGCTGGGCGCCTTGCCGCTGGCGATCGGCTTTGGCGAAGGCTCGGAGCTGCGCCGTCCGCTCGGCATCGCCATTATCGGTGGCCTGATCGCGAGCCAGGTCCTGACCTTGCTTACCACGCCCGTCGTCTACGTCGTGATGGACAAGCTGCGCCGCCGCAGCCCGGCCGACCGCCAGTTCGGCCATCACGCCGATAAAGCTGCCTCACCTAATTCACAATGA